In Spiroplasma chinense, a single window of DNA contains:
- a CDS encoding DUF1904 family protein, with translation MPIFSFRGVSDARIQEYFKKTGELAQLINAEVEQFVFWSEPVTLIGNGYEKDAIFISIDWMGRPLKQDAVAKHIQEFFGADSKNIYIKFTEVNSFLYLNGEVVG, from the coding sequence ATGCCAATTTTTAGTTTTAGAGGCGTATCTGACGCAAGGATACAAGAATATTTTAAAAAAACAGGAGAACTTGCTCAATTAATCAACGCAGAAGTTGAACAATTCGTTTTCTGATCAGAACCAGTTACATTAATTGGGAATGGTTATGAAAAAGATGCAATCTTTATTTCAATAGATTGAATGGGGAGACCATTGAAGCAAGACGCCGTAGCTAAACACATTCAGGAGTTTTTCGGCGCAGATTCAAAAAATATCTATATTAAATTTACTGAGGTTAACAGCTTCTTATACTTAAACGGAGAAGTTGTCGGCTAA